In a single window of the Rhinolophus ferrumequinum isolate MPI-CBG mRhiFer1 chromosome 21, mRhiFer1_v1.p, whole genome shotgun sequence genome:
- the NAGLU gene encoding alpha-N-acetylglucosaminidase: MEVVAVPAALGFLLLALAGSSAGDEAHEAEAVRALLTRLLGPGPAAAFSVSVERSLAAESGLDTYRLSGGGAGARVQVLGSTGVAAAAGLHRYLRDFCGCHVAWSGSQLRLPQPLPALPEELTEATPNRYRYYQNVCTQSYSFVWWDWARWEQEIDWMALNGINLALAWSGQETIWQRVYLALGLTQSEIDEYFTGPAFLAWERMGNLHTWGGPLSRSWHLKQLYLQHRILDRMRSFGMVPVLPAFAGHVPKAITRVFPQANITQLGSWGHFNCSYSCSFLLAPEDPLFPIVGSLFLRELTKEFGTDHIYGADTFNEMQPPSSEPSYLAAATAAVYQAMITVDPDATWLLQGWLFQHQPQFWGPAQVKAVLGAVPRGRLLVLDLFAESQPVYIRTASFQGQPFIWCMLHNFGGNHGLFGALEAVNQGPLAARLFPNSTMVGTGMAPEGIGQNEVVYALMAELGWRKDPVTDLGAWVSSFAARRYGVSHGDAEAAWRLLLRSVYNCSGEDCRGHNHSPLVRRPSLQMVTTVWYNRSDVFEAWRLLLTTTPTLATSPAFRYDLVDITRQAVQELVSLYYEEVRTAYLNKELVPLLRAAGILAYELLPSLDNILASDSRFLLGSWLEEARAAAVSEAEAHFYEQNSLYQLTLWGPEGNILDYANKQLAGLVANYYTPRWQLFLEMLVESLVQGIPFQQHQFDKNAFQLEQTFVLSTRRYPNQPRGDTVDLAKKLFLKYYPRWVAGSL, translated from the exons ATGGAGGTGGTAGCGGTGCCTGCTGCTTTGGGGTTCCTGCTTCTGGCCTTGGCGGGGAGCTCGGCCGGGGACGAGGCCCACGAGGCGGAGGCCGTGCGGGCGCTGCTGACCCGGCTTCTGGGGCCCGGGCCAGCGGCTGCCTTCTCGGTATCGGTAGAGCGCTCCCTGGCGGCCGAGTCCGGTCTGGACACCTACCGCTTGAGTGGCGGGGGTGCGGGGGCGCGGGTGCAGGTGCTCGGCTCCACGGGCGTGGCCGCTGCCGCGGGGCTGCACCGCTACCTGCGCGACTTCTGCGGCTGCCACGTGGCCTGGTCAGGCTCTCAGCTGCGCTTGCCGCAGCCGCTGCCCGCCTTGCCCGAGGAGCTGACCGAGGCAACGCCTAACAG GTACCGATATTACCAGAACGTGTGCACGCAAAGCTACTCCTTCGTGTGGTGGGACTGGGCCCGCTGGGAGCAGGAGATCGACTGGATGGCACTGAATGGCATCAACCTGGCGCTGGCCTGGAGTGGACAGGAGACCATCTGGCAGAGG GTATACCTGGCCTTGGGCCTGACCCAGTCAGAGATCGATGAGTACTTCACTGGTCCTGCCTTCCTGGCCTGGGAACGCATGGGCAACCTGCACACCTGGGGTGGTCCCCTGTCACGCTCCTGGCACCTCAAGCAGCTTTACCTGCAG CATCGGATCCTGGACCGGATGCGCTCCTTTGGCATGGTCCCCGTGTTGCCTGCATTCGCAGGGCATGTCCCCAAGGCTATCACCAG GGTGTTCCCTCAGGCCAACATTACCCAGCTGGGCAGCTGGGGGCACTTCAACTGCTCCTactcctgctccttcctcctgGCTCCGGAAGACCCCCTATTCCCTATCGTGGGGAGCCTCTTCCTGCGGGAGCTCACCAAAGAGTTCGGCACAGATCACATATACGGGGCTGACACTTTCAACGAGATGCAGCCCCCATCCTCGGAGCCCTCCTACCTCGCCGCAGCCACTGCTGCTGTCTACCAGGCCATGATCACAG TGGACCCTGATGCCACGTGGCTGCTCCAAGGCTGGCTGTTCCAGCACCAGCCCCAGTTCTGGGGGCCTGCCCAGGTAAAGGCTGTGCTTGGAGCAGTACCCCGCGGCCGCCTCTTGGTCCTGGACCTGTTTGCAGAGAGCCAGCCCGTGTACATCCGCACAGCCTCCTTCCAGGGCCAGCCCTTCATCTGGTGCATGCTGCATAACTTCGGGGGAAACCATGGCCTTTTCGGGGCCCTGGAGGCCGTGAACCAAGGCCCCTTGGCTGCCCGTCTCTTCCCCAACTCCACCATGGTAGGCACAGGCATGGCACCTGAAGGCATTGGCCAGAACGAAGTGGTCTACGCCCTCATGGCCGAGTTGGGCTGGCGGAAGGACCCAGTGACAGATTTGGGAGCCTGGGTGAGCAGCTTTGCAGCCCGGCGGTATGGGGTCTCCCACGGGGATGCAGAGGCAGCATGGAGGCTACTTCTCAGGAGTGTCTACAACTGCTCCGGTGAGGACTGCCGTGGCCACAATCACAGCCCACTGGTCAGGCGGCCGTCCCTACAGATGGTTACCACTGTCTGGTACAACCGATCAGATGTATTTGAGGCCTGGCGGTTGCTGCTAACaaccacccccaccctggccacCAGCCCAGCCTTCCGCTATGACCTGGTGGACATCACTCGCCAGGCAGTCCAGGAGCTGGTCAGCTTGTACTATGAGGAGGTGAGGACTGCCTACCTGAACAAGGAGTTGGTTCCCTTGTTGAGGGCAGCAGGCATCCTGGCCTACGAGCTGCTGCCCTCACTGGACAACATACTGGCTAGTGATAGCcgcttcctgctgggcagctggCTGGAGGAGGCCCGGGCAGCAGCGGTCAGTGAGGCCGAGGCCCATTTCTATGAACAGAACAGCCTCTACCAGCTGACCCTTTGGGGGCCAGAGGGCAACATTCTCGACTATGCCAACAAGCAGCTGGCAGGACTAGTAGCCAACTACTACACCCCCCGCTGGCAGCTCTTCTTGGAGATGCTGGTTGAGAGTCTGGTCCAAGGCATCCCCTTCCAACAGCACCAGTTTGACAAGAATGCCTTCCAACTGGAGCAGACCTTTGTCCTCAGCACACGGAGGTATCCTAACCAGCCCCGAGGTGACACCGTGGACTTAGCCAAGAAACTCTTCCTCAAATATTACCCCCGGTGGGTGGCTGGCTCTTTGTGA
- the HSD17B1 gene encoding 17-beta-hydroxysteroid dehydrogenase type 1 isoform X1, with translation MTMRKSAQAIQCPHGSPHLLSKLRPPSDQQLKKVVLITGCSSGIGLHLALRLASDPSRSFKVYATLRDLSTQGPLWEAARSRGCPPGSLETLQLDVQDADSVAAARARVTEGRVDVLVCNAGRGLLGPLEALSADAMHSVLDVNVVGTVRMLQAFLPDMKRRGSGHILVTGSMGGLMGEWKRRGLVRLARGCCGTAGSQQIRASAASSPLKGMPFNAVYCASKFAIEGLCESLAVLLPPFGVHVSLIECGPVHTAFQEKVQNGPGAALDGVDAQTRDLFSRYQRHFEQVFRKAAQDPEEVTEVFLTALRASPPALRYFSCERFLPLARLRLADPSGCSYVAAMHRAVFGDEAAEGPEGAQTEAGAGALGGPELGAPPSAPQ, from the exons ATGACCATGAGAAAATCTGCCCAGGCCATTCAGTGCCCACATGGAAGCCCACACCTGCTTTCAAAGCTTCGCCCTCCCTCTGACCAGCAACTAAAGAAAG TGGTGCTCATCACCGGCTGCTCCTCGGGTATCGGCCTGCACCTGGCCCTGCGTCTGGCATCTGATCCATCCAGGAGCTTCAAAG TGTATGCCACACTCCGGGACCTGAGCACGCAGGGCCCATTGTGGGAGGCTGCGCGGTCCCGAGGGTGCCCTCCTGGCTCCCTGGAGACATTGCAGCTAGACGTGCAGGATGCAGATTCTGTGGCTGCAGCGCGGGCACGTGTGACTGAGGGACGCGTGGATGTGCTGG TGTGCAACGCGGGCCGGGGTCTGCTCGGGCCGCTGGAGGCGCTTTCGGCAGACGCCATGCACTCGGTGCTGGATGTGAACGTGGTAGGGACCGTGCGCATGCTTCAGGCCTTCCTGCCAGACATGAAGCGCCGCGGCTCTGGACACATATTGGTGACCGGGAGCATGGGAGGCTTGATGGGTGAGTGGAAAAGGCGGGGCCTGGTGAGACTGGCACGGGGCTGCTGCGGCACGGCGGGCTCCCAGCAGATCCGCGCCTCAGCAGCTTCATCTCCCCTCAAAGGGATGCCTTTCAACGCTGTTTACTGCGCCAGCAAGTTCGCGATCGAAGGTTTATGCGAGAGTCTGGCAGTTCTGCTGCCGCCCTTCGGGGTCCA CGTGAGCCTCATCGAGTGCGGCCCGGTGCACACTGCCTTCCAGGAGAAGGTGCAGAACGGCCCCGGCGCAGCGCTGGACGGCGTGGACGCTCAGACCCGTGACCTCTTCTCCCGCTACCAGCGCCACTTCGAGCAGGTCTTCCGCAAGGCGGCGCAGGACCCGGAGGAGGTGACAGAG GTCTTCCTCACCGCTCTCCGTGCCTCGCCGCCGGCCCTGCGCTACTTCAGCTGCGAGCGCTTCCTGCCCCTGGCACGGCTGCGCCTGGCCGACCCCAGCGGCTGCAGCTACGTCGCCGCCATGCACCGCGCAGTGTTCGGCGACGAGGCAGCCGAGGGTCCGGAGGGCGCCCAGACAGAGGCGGGAGCCGGAGCACTGGGGGgcccagagctgggtgctcctccctctgccccgcAATAA
- the HSD17B1 gene encoding 17-beta-hydroxysteroid dehydrogenase type 1 isoform X2 produces the protein MDRTVVLITGCSSGIGLHLALRLASDPSRSFKVYATLRDLSTQGPLWEAARSRGCPPGSLETLQLDVQDADSVAAARARVTEGRVDVLVCNAGRGLLGPLEALSADAMHSVLDVNVVGTVRMLQAFLPDMKRRGSGHILVTGSMGGLMGMPFNAVYCASKFAIEGLCESLAVLLPPFGVHVSLIECGPVHTAFQEKVQNGPGAALDGVDAQTRDLFSRYQRHFEQVFRKAAQDPEEVTEVFLTALRASPPALRYFSCERFLPLARLRLADPSGCSYVAAMHRAVFGDEAAEGPEGAQTEAGAGALGGPELGAPPSAPQ, from the exons ATGGACCGCACAGTGGTGCTCATCACCGGCTGCTCCTCGGGTATCGGCCTGCACCTGGCCCTGCGTCTGGCATCTGATCCATCCAGGAGCTTCAAAG TGTATGCCACACTCCGGGACCTGAGCACGCAGGGCCCATTGTGGGAGGCTGCGCGGTCCCGAGGGTGCCCTCCTGGCTCCCTGGAGACATTGCAGCTAGACGTGCAGGATGCAGATTCTGTGGCTGCAGCGCGGGCACGTGTGACTGAGGGACGCGTGGATGTGCTGG TGTGCAACGCGGGCCGGGGTCTGCTCGGGCCGCTGGAGGCGCTTTCGGCAGACGCCATGCACTCGGTGCTGGATGTGAACGTGGTAGGGACCGTGCGCATGCTTCAGGCCTTCCTGCCAGACATGAAGCGCCGCGGCTCTGGACACATATTGGTGACCGGGAGCATGGGAGGCTTGATGG GGATGCCTTTCAACGCTGTTTACTGCGCCAGCAAGTTCGCGATCGAAGGTTTATGCGAGAGTCTGGCAGTTCTGCTGCCGCCCTTCGGGGTCCA CGTGAGCCTCATCGAGTGCGGCCCGGTGCACACTGCCTTCCAGGAGAAGGTGCAGAACGGCCCCGGCGCAGCGCTGGACGGCGTGGACGCTCAGACCCGTGACCTCTTCTCCCGCTACCAGCGCCACTTCGAGCAGGTCTTCCGCAAGGCGGCGCAGGACCCGGAGGAGGTGACAGAG GTCTTCCTCACCGCTCTCCGTGCCTCGCCGCCGGCCCTGCGCTACTTCAGCTGCGAGCGCTTCCTGCCCCTGGCACGGCTGCGCCTGGCCGACCCCAGCGGCTGCAGCTACGTCGCCGCCATGCACCGCGCAGTGTTCGGCGACGAGGCAGCCGAGGGTCCGGAGGGCGCCCAGACAGAGGCGGGAGCCGGAGCACTGGGGGgcccagagctgggtgctcctccctctgccccgcAATAA